From Mucilaginibacter rubeus, a single genomic window includes:
- a CDS encoding DUF5362 family protein, which translates to METPVETYEAPLTPKNELILTPEAQSYLLTAGKWATFLGILGFIFCGLFLLLALSMGTIMSKVASMQPYNPATAMMAGMGGGLTAVYVLLDLLYFFFALYLYQFATKIKAAINFSDSIQLTAGLKKLKSFFKLWGIVTIVIIALYVLGIICVIAFAASMGAAMHQ; encoded by the coding sequence ATGGAAACTCCGGTAGAAACCTACGAAGCCCCACTTACACCAAAAAACGAGCTTATTTTAACGCCAGAGGCGCAAAGTTACTTACTAACAGCAGGCAAATGGGCTACCTTCCTGGGAATCCTTGGCTTTATATTTTGTGGCTTATTTTTGCTACTTGCCCTTTCAATGGGTACAATTATGAGCAAAGTTGCCTCAATGCAGCCATATAACCCCGCCACAGCAATGATGGCAGGCATGGGTGGAGGCTTAACAGCAGTTTATGTTTTGCTGGATCTGCTTTACTTTTTCTTTGCATTATACCTTTATCAGTTTGCAACTAAGATAAAAGCGGCCATCAACTTCAGCGATTCCATTCAGCTTACAGCTGGTTTGAAAAAACTGAAGTCGTTTTTTAAACTTTGGGGTATTGTAACCATAGTTATTATAGCGCTGTATGTACTGGGTATTATATGTGTTATTGCTTTTGCGGCCAGCATGGGAGCAGCTATGCACCAATAA
- a CDS encoding DUF3276 family protein, translating to MGDFDNREREEVYSKKVRAGKRTYFFDVKATRSNDYYVTITESKKRLEDGVFVKHKIFLYKEDFEKFAEGLKDTIDYIKSNQEVVEKRYEYSENPEIARASADEDFSFEI from the coding sequence ATGGGAGATTTTGACAATAGAGAGCGTGAAGAGGTTTATTCAAAGAAGGTGAGAGCTGGGAAGCGGACCTATTTTTTTGATGTAAAAGCAACCCGTTCAAACGATTATTATGTTACTATTACTGAAAGCAAAAAGCGTTTGGAAGATGGGGTGTTTGTGAAACACAAGATCTTTTTATATAAAGAAGACTTCGAAAAGTTTGCTGAAGGTTTGAAAGATACCATCGACTACATTAAATCAAACCAGGAAGTAGTTGAAAAACGCTATGAGTACAGCGAAAATCCTGAAATTGCCAGAGCTTCTGCTGATGAGGATTTTTCTTTCGAGATCTAA